The following are from one region of the Nicotiana tomentosiformis chromosome 7, ASM39032v3, whole genome shotgun sequence genome:
- the LOC138896165 gene encoding uncharacterized protein has translation MVVEVQPPWKMYFDGAAHCGGTGVGVVFVASQGEVLSYSFTLTRLFSNNVAKYQALILGLEIAADMKQLQLQVFGDSQLVVNQLLGSYEVKKSELRPYHNYAKKLMGWLGDMTIQHVPRKENNKAYALAALASSLTLPDQAQVTICQKWVNSLPSESESEENELKHLVIVSETEKE, from the coding sequence ATGGTTGTTGAAGTacaacctccatggaagatgtactttgatggtgctgcacatTGCGGAGGAACTGGTGTTGGCGTAGTATTTGTCGCTTCTCAAGGGGAAGTTCTGTCGTACTCCTTCACTTTAACACGACTCTTTTCCAACAATGTTGCTAAGTATCAAGcattaatacttgggcttgaaatagCTGCCGATATGAAGCAgttgcaattgcaagtctttggtgactcccAGTTAGTGGTCAATCAacttttaggtagttacgaggtaAAGAAATCTGAACTACGCCCTTATCATAATTATGCTAAGAAATTGATGGGATGGCTCGGTGACATGACTATTCAACATGTGCCTAGGAAAGAAAATAATAAGGCTTATGCTTTAGCTGCCCTGGCTTCATCGTTAACCCTGCCagatcaagcgcaagttactatctgccaaaaatgggtaaaTTCGCTGCCAAGTGAGAGTgaaagtgaagaaaatgaactcaagcatcttgtcATTGTTTCTGAAACTGAGAAGGAATAA